A portion of the Meriones unguiculatus strain TT.TT164.6M chromosome 14, Bangor_MerUng_6.1, whole genome shotgun sequence genome contains these proteins:
- the LOC110544100 gene encoding CD177 antigen-like isoform X1: protein MDPKVGTGWRTRFLPGCLLELCPVLHQFQGLVSSPHLREAMGACPIQGFLLLSLLGFPACSDMLTCHKGIMLKSGSDFSKTPVEWKSFGTTQSEPGELCQETLLLIDIGEKSLILGSKGCSNPGHQKIKNVTVYSRGPGMLASSYVNVCGSDLCNKANSSDVLVSSLTPPACSEPGMTRCPVCLDFEGSCSELSNSVFCPRKTDCYTSDLVVKGGGINAIFSIDGCLVSSAKNLLKDQSSIGVFSVVEIPDSMTYNSSPNMLVPGTFLVWLLGLGLFLALCLEGFVFSAEPIFLPSLILPCPPSPDVTT from the exons ATGGACCCTAAAGTGGGCACCGGCTGGAGGACAAGGTTCCTCCCTGGCTGTCTGCTTGAACTGTGTCCTGTTCTCCACCAGTTCCAGGGCCTGGTCAGCTCTCCCCACCTCAGAGAAGCCATGGGAGCCTGCCCCATCCAGGGcttcctgctcctctctctgCTGGGCTTCCCGGCCTGCTCAG ACATGCTGACCTGTCACAAGGGAATCATGTTGAAATCAGGCAGCGACTTCTCGAAGACACCCGTTGAGTGGAAGTCATTTGGGACCACACAGAGCGAGCCTGGGGAGCTGTGTCAGGAGACTCTCCTGCTCATAGACATAG GTGAAAAGTCTCTCATATTGGGGAGCAAAGGCTGCAGCAATCCTGGGCATCAGAAGATCAAAAATGTCACAGTGTATTCCAGGGGACCTGGAATGCTGGCCTCTTCTTACGTCAACGTCTGTGGCAGTGATCTGTGCAACAAAGCTAACAGCAGCGATGTCCTAGTGAGCTCCCTCACTCCTCCAG cCTGCTCTGAGCCGGGAATGACCCGCTGTCCTGTCTGCCTGGATTTTGAGGGTTCCTGCTCCGAGCTTTCTAACTCAGTCTTCTGCCCCAGGAAAACTGATTGCTACACCAGTGACTTGGTGGTTAAGGGAG GTGGGATCAATGCCATTTTTAGCATTGATGGATGCCTGGTCTCATCTGCCAAAAATTTACTGAAAGACCAAAGTTCAATTGGGGTCTTTTCCGTGGTGGAAATCCCTGACTCGATGACTTACAATTCATCCCCGAATATGCTTGTCCCTGGCACCTTCCTGGTGTGGCTGTTAGGGCTGGGGCTCTTCTTAGCCCTTTGTTTGGAAGGCTTTGTCTTCTCGGCTGAACCCATTTTCCTACCCTCCTTAATCCTCCCATGTCCACCCTCCCCTGATGTCACAACCTGA
- the LOC110544100 gene encoding CD177 antigen-like isoform X2 has product MGACPIQGFLLLSLLGFPACSDMLTCHKGIMLKSGSDFSKTPVEWKSFGTTQSEPGELCQETLLLIDIGEKSLILGSKGCSNPGHQKIKNVTVYSRGPGMLASSYVNVCGSDLCNKANSSDVLVSSLTPPACSEPGMTRCPVCLDFEGSCSELSNSVFCPRKTDCYTSDLVVKGGGINAIFSIDGCLVSSAKNLLKDQSSIGVFSVVEIPDSMTYNSSPNMLVPGTFLVWLLGLGLFLALCLEGFVFSAEPIFLPSLILPCPPSPDVTT; this is encoded by the exons ATGGGAGCCTGCCCCATCCAGGGcttcctgctcctctctctgCTGGGCTTCCCGGCCTGCTCAG ACATGCTGACCTGTCACAAGGGAATCATGTTGAAATCAGGCAGCGACTTCTCGAAGACACCCGTTGAGTGGAAGTCATTTGGGACCACACAGAGCGAGCCTGGGGAGCTGTGTCAGGAGACTCTCCTGCTCATAGACATAG GTGAAAAGTCTCTCATATTGGGGAGCAAAGGCTGCAGCAATCCTGGGCATCAGAAGATCAAAAATGTCACAGTGTATTCCAGGGGACCTGGAATGCTGGCCTCTTCTTACGTCAACGTCTGTGGCAGTGATCTGTGCAACAAAGCTAACAGCAGCGATGTCCTAGTGAGCTCCCTCACTCCTCCAG cCTGCTCTGAGCCGGGAATGACCCGCTGTCCTGTCTGCCTGGATTTTGAGGGTTCCTGCTCCGAGCTTTCTAACTCAGTCTTCTGCCCCAGGAAAACTGATTGCTACACCAGTGACTTGGTGGTTAAGGGAG GTGGGATCAATGCCATTTTTAGCATTGATGGATGCCTGGTCTCATCTGCCAAAAATTTACTGAAAGACCAAAGTTCAATTGGGGTCTTTTCCGTGGTGGAAATCCCTGACTCGATGACTTACAATTCATCCCCGAATATGCTTGTCCCTGGCACCTTCCTGGTGTGGCTGTTAGGGCTGGGGCTCTTCTTAGCCCTTTGTTTGGAAGGCTTTGTCTTCTCGGCTGAACCCATTTTCCTACCCTCCTTAATCCTCCCATGTCCACCCTCCCCTGATGTCACAACCTGA